From Candidatus Doudnabacteria bacterium, a single genomic window includes:
- the speB gene encoding agmatinase, translating into MFDPKKPYEPKPFLDIFNLGIKPEVTFESSDAVIVPFGYEGTVTFGHGTDKGPAGLIEASLQVETFDDELLDDVQDHIRIWTTQQPELPKEPEEACKFLKSIVENIIEQKKLPVVVGGEHSISFGFAQALNEHYKDVSVLVFDSHLDLGDRWSPKPFTHAAWLKYSLDLPNIKKATLVGIRNFNKLEYEFWQNHPERVKVFLARDRKNWKIDEIVDSLGENVYLSFDIDAFDASMIPSTGTPEPGGPAWDEILPIIKAVAQKKNIIGIDLVELAPIKELQAPDFMAAKLLMKMILYKFKAKALKA; encoded by the coding sequence ATGTTTGACCCCAAAAAGCCATATGAACCAAAGCCATTTTTGGACATCTTCAACCTCGGCATCAAACCCGAGGTTACTTTTGAGTCCTCAGATGCCGTTATCGTACCTTTCGGATATGAAGGCACTGTGACTTTTGGGCATGGCACAGACAAGGGACCAGCAGGATTGATCGAAGCTTCCCTCCAGGTCGAGACTTTTGACGACGAGTTGCTGGATGATGTACAGGATCACATCAGAATTTGGACAACGCAGCAGCCGGAACTGCCTAAGGAGCCAGAAGAAGCGTGCAAGTTTTTGAAAAGTATTGTTGAAAATATCATCGAGCAAAAGAAACTGCCGGTGGTTGTGGGTGGGGAACACAGCATCAGTTTTGGTTTTGCCCAGGCTTTGAACGAGCATTACAAAGATGTTTCGGTTCTGGTTTTTGATTCGCATTTGGATCTTGGCGACAGGTGGTCGCCGAAACCTTTTACTCATGCGGCTTGGCTAAAATATTCTCTGGATTTGCCGAATATTAAAAAAGCCACATTGGTCGGCATCCGGAATTTTAATAAACTTGAATATGAATTTTGGCAGAACCATCCCGAACGCGTGAAAGTTTTCCTGGCAAGGGACCGTAAGAACTGGAAGATCGACGAGATCGTCGATAGCTTAGGCGAAAATGTATATTTAAGTTTTGATATTGATGCTTTTGACGCGAGCATGATCCCGTCCACCGGGACGCCTGAACCCGGGGGACCTGCGTGGGACGAAATTCTGCCGATAATCAAAGCAGTAGCTCAGAAGAAAAATATCATAGGGATTGATCTGGTGGAATTGGCGCCGATAAAAGAACTTCAAGCGCCGGACTTCATGGCTGCCAAGCTTTTGATGAAAATGATCTTATACAAATTCAAGGCGAAAGCGCTGAAAGCATAA